AACGGCATGGAGCTGAACATCAGCAAGTGCAAGACAATAACCTTTACGAGGCGTCAATCGTTTATATCTCATGACTACGTCGTTTGCTCTGCTGTTATCGAAAATAACGCCGAGATCTCCATCAAAGATCTCGGCGTTATTTTCGACACCAAACTGAAGTTTACCGAACACATCAACACCGTCATCGGAAAAGGATACGCTGTCTTAGGGTTTATCCGGCGCAACTCGAAGTCCTTCCGAGACCCGTACACGCTGAAGGCTTTGTACGTCTCAATGGTACGAAGTGTCTCTGAATACGCAGCATGCGTGTTGGCTCCCTACCATACAACGCATATCGTCAGGATTGAAAAAGTGCAACGCTGTTTTATCCGCTACGCCTTAAGGCAACTGCCGTGGAATTCCTAATTACGAGACTTGCTGTATGCTCATCGACTTGGAAGCTTTGTCGACAAGGAGGACGAAAATTCAACGTTTTTTTGTCTTCGATTTGTTGTTCGGAAACAT
The Toxorhynchites rutilus septentrionalis strain SRP chromosome 2, ASM2978413v1, whole genome shotgun sequence genome window above contains:
- the LOC129766177 gene encoding uncharacterized protein LOC129766177; amino-acid sequence: MELNISKCKTITFTRRQSFISHDYVVCSAVIENNAEISIKDLGVIFDTKLKFTEHINTVIGKGYAVLGFIRRNSKSFRDPYTLKALYVSMVRSVSEYAACVLAPYHTTHIVRIEKVQRCFIRYALRQLPWNS